The following is a genomic window from Stenotrophomonas maltophilia.
CCGCAGTCAGCACCACCACGAAACCGATCATCAGCGCGTAGGCCACCCACAGCGGCACATCACTGCTGCCCAGCAGGCCATAGCGGAACGCGTTGACCATGTAGAAGATCGGGTTGGCATGGGTGGCGGCCTCGGCCCAGGTCGGCAGCAGCTTCACCGAATAGAACACGCCGCCCAGGTAGGTCAACGGGGTCAGGATGAAGGTCGGCACGATCGCCACGTCGTCGAACTTCTTGGCGTACACCGCGTTGATGAAGCCGGCCAGCGAGAAGATCGTCGCACCCAGCAGCACCGTGCTCAGCGTCACCAGCGGGTGCGGGATGCGCACCGGGGTGAAGAACATGGCGATGATCAGCACGATCACGCCCACCATCAGGCCGCGCAGCACCGCGCCGGCCACGTAGCCCCACAGGATCACCCAGTTCGGCATCGGGCTGACCAGCAGCTCTTCCACGTGGCGGCCGAACTTTGCGCCGAAGAACGAAGAGCTGATGTTGCCGTAGCTGTTCTGGATCACGCTCATCATTACCAGGCCCGGCACGATGAACTGCATGTAGCTGTAACCGCCCATGTCACCTACGCGCGAACCGATCAGGCCGCCGAAGATCAGGAAGTACAGGGTCATGGTGATCGCCGGCGGCACCAGGGTCTGGCCCCAGATGCGCATGATGCGGGCGACTTCGCGGCGCACGATGGTCATCAGTGCGACGCGGTTGCGCTGGCCGTCGGTCAGCTCGGTGGTGCTCATGCGGAGGTCTCCAGGTTGCCGGTGAGGCGCACGAACAGCTCCTCCAGGCGATTGCTCTTGGTACGCATCGAACGCACGCGGATGCCGGCCTCGTTCAGCGTGGCGAACACGCGGTTGAGGTCCATCGCGCGCGGCATGTCGATGTCCAGCGTGTGCGGGTCCGGTGCGGTCAGGGTCGCGCCCTCGATCACCGGCAGCTGCGCCGGCAACTCACCGTCGATGTCCAGCAGGAAGCCTTCCACATCCAGCTTGGCCAGCAGGGTGCGCATCGGCCCCTGCTCGACGATCTGGCCGTGGTTGATGATCGCCAGGTGCCGGCACAGGTACTCGGCCTCTTCCAGATAGTGCGTGGTGAGGATGATGGTGGTGCCGGCCGCATTGATCTCCTTCAGCACGCGCCACATGTCACGGCGGATCTCGATGTCCACGCCGGCAGTCGGTTCGTCCAGGATCAGCAGGCGCGGGCGGGTCATCATCGCGCGGGCGATCATCAGCCGGCGCTTCATGCCGCCGGACAGGGTGCGGCTCATGACCTGCGCCTTTTCCCACAGGTGCGCGCGCTTGAGCTCTTCTTCGGCGCGCTGCTCGGCCTCCTCGCGCGGCACGCCGTAGAAGCCGGCGTAGTTCACCAGGATGTCGAAGGGCTTTTCGAACAGGTTGAAGTTGATCTCCTGCGGCACCAGCCCGATCAGGCGCATGGTGGCGCTGCGGTTGCGCACCAGGTCGCTGCCGAACACTTCCACCTGGCCCTGGCTGAGGTTGACCAGGGAGCTGATGATGCCGATCAGGGTCGACTTGCCGGCGCCGTTGGGGCCGAGCAGGGCGAAGAAATCGCCCGGGGCCACTTCCAGGGAGACCCCCTTCAGGGCCTGGGTGCCGTTGTCGTAGGTCTTGCGCAGGTCGCGCACGCGCAGGGCGGGCGCCATATCGTTCAGGGATGCCAAGCTCGAAGCCTTCGCGCCCATGGGCTGGCGCTGGAGAGGGGCGGGGAGGGGCTATTATAGAAGACCCCGAGGGCTTGCCCCGGCTACACACTGTCCCGAAAAGTCGTGCCTGTTCAATTCCCCCTCAAGCTGGTCGGCCGCCGCATGCTGGCCCCGACCGTCGGCCACTACCAGTTCGTGCGTGACGACGGACAGCCGCTGGATTTCCAGCCGGGCCAGTTCATCCAGGTCCATTTCAGCTACGCCGACGGCACCGAAACCAAGCGCAGCTACTCGCTGGCAACCATCCACGACCATGCGCTGGGCCCGGGCGAGGCGGTGGATATCGCGGTCAGCTTCGTGCCCGGCGGCGCCGCCACGGCCTTGTTCGAAGCGCTGGAGCACGGCGGCCAGGTCAGCGCGTCCGGCCCGTATGGCCGGTTCTGCCTGAACCCCGGCGACCACAACGCCCGCTACCTGCTGATCGCCACCGGCACCGGCGTCACCCCGTACCGCTCGATGCTGCCGCTGCTGGAAACGGCCATGGCCGAGCGCGGCGTGCAGATCGTGCTGCTGCAGGGCGCACGCAGCCCGGGCGAGCTGCTGTACAGCGAAGATTTCCACAGATTCGCCGAAAAGCATCCGAACTTCCGTTATGTTCCGTGCCTGTCGCGCGAACTGCCGGCCGATCCGCATCCGGACGTGCAGCACGGCTACGTGCAGCAGGCACTGGCCGGCTTCACCCCGGACCCGGCCACCGACATCGCCTACCTGTGCGGCAACCCGGACATGGTCGATGCCTGCGCCGAGCTGCTGAAGGCTGCCGGCCTGGGCAACCCGCAGATCCGCCGCGAGAAGTACGTCAGCAGCAAATAGATCCGGGTAGTGCCGGCCGCTGGCCGGCAACCGCAAGGAGCAGGGTAGTGCCGGCCGCTGGCCGGCAACCCGATGAACCGGAGGCGGCCTCACGCCGCCCCCGGAACCTGCCTCAGTACGCGATCCAGGCATCACGCCAGGCCGAGCCCACGCCCGGTCGGTACGCGTCGGCATTGACGTTGCACCACGCGCCCTCCGGACGCGGCCGGCAGGCATACAGCTTGCCGTCGCTGCCCTTCACCACGGTCTGGCCGGGGATGTAGCTGCCGATGCCGACCGGATACACGCTGTCGTAGTCACCGCCGGGCGACGGCGTGCCCGGGTCCGGCACCTTGGTGTCGAGCTGGAAGCGGTTGCCGTCCTTCAGGTACACGCGGTTGGCGGTGGCCGAGGCCGACGGCGTGATCACGCCATTGGCAAGCACGCCCACCCGTGCATGCTGCGCGCTGGCATTGACCTTGCGCGCCAGCACCAGCGGCCACTGCGCGGCCGCGGTCTGGCCACTGGCCAGCGTGGCCTCCACGCGTTCGACGTCATTGCCGTTGGCGTTGAACACGCGCAGGGCCAGGGTGGTGCCGACCGGCAGCTCGCCGCGTGCGGTCACCGGGCCGGCATCCTGCCATTGCGGCGCCGGTGTCGTACCACCGCCGCCCTGGAAGCGCACGTCCATGCAGGTGTAGAACGCTTCGGTCGAATCCGAGCGCTGCCAGGTGTTGTAGATCACGTGCTGGCCGGTGCGCTGCGGCAGCGTGCACTGCAGCTTGTAGGTGCCATCGGCCGAGAGCGGCGTGTTGCCCAGCGTGCAGAATTCCTGCAGGTCGGCCCAGCGCAGCGGGCTGCCCGGCTGCCAGCCCTCGCGGGTGACGAAGAAGCGCCAGTCGCGGGTCGCGTGCGGCGCGGTGGCCTTGAACACGAAGGTGAACCTGCCATTCGCATCGGGCTGGATCGGCGTGGTCTGCCAGTCGCTGCGGTCCACGTCCAGGCCGCGGAAGGTCGGGTTGTTGCCGCTGCACAGCTTGCCATCGGGTACCACCGCCTGATGATTGCCGTTGGCGTTGGCCTGGTTGATGCCGTTCCAGTCGTAGAACGCCTGTGAGCCGCCGATCGCCTTGGCGGCGGCACAGGCCGGATTGGTCGGATTCTCGGGATTGCCCTGGAAGCAGGCGTAGACGCGGCTGACCGGCGTGGTCATGGTGCCGTGGGCGGCCGCAGTGCCGGCCAGGCCCAGGCCGGCGGCGGCGAACGCGGTGGCCAGCAGCAGCGGTTTGGATCGGAATGACATGGCGCATCCTTGTGGTCGTCGAAAGGGAACGGTGACCGCAGGAGCTGCGCTGCACGGCGGACTTTCGGCGGCACCTCCGCGAGTATCGAGTCGCGATGCGAGCGGCGGAACCGCGAAGATGCCGATCCGTGACTGCGCATGTGAAGCCCTTCCCGCGGGCTTCACGTGGGGCTGAACGGATGCGCGGGTGATCACGTGACCGGCGTGCCATCGATCACGTCATGAGGGTCACGCGGCGCGGATGCCACAGCGACCCGATCGGCCTGGCACGAGAAACATCCGTGGGCCGCGTTGTGCAGCTGGACGAAGGCCACCGCCGGATCGGCAAACAGCCGATCCAGCTGCGCACCGACCTCGCTGCCTGCGGCGATCTGCGCCTCCCGCATCAGCGCGGCGTGATCGTAGGCACGCAGCGAGATCATCCGGCGCTGCACATAGGGCGGTACTTCGCCAGGCGGCAGCACGCATCGGGTCGCCCCGCGCTGTACGAAGATCGGGCCGGACGCGTGATAGGGCGAGTGCAGCGGCAGATGGACATGCGAGAGCAGGAGCAGCTCGCTGCCCGGCGGCGGATCGCTCAGTCCCACCCGGCAGGGGTGGCCGCCGTGCGCGCCGGCCCAGCGGCGCTGGATGCCCAGTGCGGCCAACGCCGTGTCGCTCTTCTCGAACAGGTGCAGGAACGGGCGGTGGTCGATGCCACCGAGGTACCACATGTGCATGCCGGTCTCCTTGTGTGCGCCGCATTCTGCGCTGCGGTGTGCGCACGGTGCTCGCCGTTTTCCGACCTTGCATTCCACGGCCCGGGGCCGAAGCCTCAGCCGGTGGCTGCAAGGCGCTAAGATGCGCGCGGCGCCCCTGCCGACGAGCGGCGAATGTCCCTGCATTTCCCTACCATCACCGTGCTTGGCTTCCTGCTCTGCATCGGCATTGCGATGGGGTTTTCGCTGCTGCTGCTGGTGCTGCGAGGGCAACCGGTGCTGCGCCAATGGACGATCAGCCTGTGGCTGATGACGCTGGGGGTGACCCTGCTGGCATTGCGCCCGTATCTGCCGCTGGTGCCTGCGGTGCTGGCCGGCAACGCGGCAATGGCGGCCTGCGGCCTGATGATGCTGCGGGGCGTGGCCCTGCATCTGGAGCGACCGTTGCCGCTGTGGCCGCCGCTGCTGCTGGCGGCCACGTTCATGGCCTGCATCTTCGCGTTCCTGGTGAAGTGGCCCGACCTGGGCATCCGCCTGCAGGTGTTCAGTGTGTTCGCGGTGCTGGTCAACGGCTGGATTGCCGTGCTGCTGCTGCGCTACGCGCCGCCGCAGCAGCGCACCAGTTGCCGGCTGGCCGCGGCGGTGTTCCTGGCCGAGGCCGCGCTGTATGCGGTTCGACTGTGGCTGCCGGTTGCGCCTGACGC
Proteins encoded in this region:
- a CDS encoding ABC transporter permease: MSTTELTDGQRNRVALMTIVRREVARIMRIWGQTLVPPAITMTLYFLIFGGLIGSRVGDMGGYSYMQFIVPGLVMMSVIQNSYGNISSSFFGAKFGRHVEELLVSPMPNWVILWGYVAGAVLRGLMVGVIVLIIAMFFTPVRIPHPLVTLSTVLLGATIFSLAGFINAVYAKKFDDVAIVPTFILTPLTYLGGVFYSVKLLPTWAEAATHANPIFYMVNAFRYGLLGSSDVPLWVAYALMIGFVVVLTAVALWLLRRGVGMRS
- a CDS encoding ABC transporter ATP-binding protein; its protein translation is MGAKASSLASLNDMAPALRVRDLRKTYDNGTQALKGVSLEVAPGDFFALLGPNGAGKSTLIGIISSLVNLSQGQVEVFGSDLVRNRSATMRLIGLVPQEINFNLFEKPFDILVNYAGFYGVPREEAEQRAEEELKRAHLWEKAQVMSRTLSGGMKRRLMIARAMMTRPRLLILDEPTAGVDIEIRRDMWRVLKEINAAGTTIILTTHYLEEAEYLCRHLAIINHGQIVEQGPMRTLLAKLDVEGFLLDIDGELPAQLPVIEGATLTAPDPHTLDIDMPRAMDLNRVFATLNEAGIRVRSMRTKSNRLEELFVRLTGNLETSA
- a CDS encoding ferredoxin--NADP reductase: MPVQFPLKLVGRRMLAPTVGHYQFVRDDGQPLDFQPGQFIQVHFSYADGTETKRSYSLATIHDHALGPGEAVDIAVSFVPGGAATALFEALEHGGQVSASGPYGRFCLNPGDHNARYLLIATGTGVTPYRSMLPLLETAMAERGVQIVLLQGARSPGELLYSEDFHRFAEKHPNFRYVPCLSRELPADPHPDVQHGYVQQALAGFTPDPATDIAYLCGNPDMVDACAELLKAAGLGNPQIRREKYVSSK
- a CDS encoding lytic polysaccharide monooxygenase, which gives rise to MSFRSKPLLLATAFAAAGLGLAGTAAAHGTMTTPVSRVYACFQGNPENPTNPACAAAKAIGGSQAFYDWNGINQANANGNHQAVVPDGKLCSGNNPTFRGLDVDRSDWQTTPIQPDANGRFTFVFKATAPHATRDWRFFVTREGWQPGSPLRWADLQEFCTLGNTPLSADGTYKLQCTLPQRTGQHVIYNTWQRSDSTEAFYTCMDVRFQGGGGTTPAPQWQDAGPVTARGELPVGTTLALRVFNANGNDVERVEATLASGQTAAAQWPLVLARKVNASAQHARVGVLANGVITPSASATANRVYLKDGNRFQLDTKVPDPGTPSPGGDYDSVYPVGIGSYIPGQTVVKGSDGKLYACRPRPEGAWCNVNADAYRPGVGSAWRDAWIAY
- a CDS encoding DUF1203 domain-containing protein, whose product is MHMWYLGGIDHRPFLHLFEKSDTALAALGIQRRWAGAHGGHPCRVGLSDPPPGSELLLLSHVHLPLHSPYHASGPIFVQRGATRCVLPPGEVPPYVQRRMISLRAYDHAALMREAQIAAGSEVGAQLDRLFADPAVAFVQLHNAAHGCFSCQADRVAVASAPRDPHDVIDGTPVT